One Coregonus clupeaformis isolate EN_2021a unplaced genomic scaffold, ASM2061545v1 scaf2747, whole genome shotgun sequence genomic region harbors:
- the LOC123489107 gene encoding uncharacterized protein LOC123489107 encodes MSGRHGGVQKLLQNKLDRNIPYIHCFNHQLHLVVIHAMSSEAAVDDFFGVCNMLYNFIRKPTVAILYKGDTLKRLLNQRWTGHLATVKVVVKSFHDISTLLTEVENTRGLGAEVRVEATGLLRAITQRSFLFIAHLVMKLLSLFEPPNRLLQAEDMDLFTAVTLVNSASDCVKTMRAENEFSALWDLCAPPASATEAVPVTDPGPSKRRRTINENLRGFAVEETVGQPQSDIDEKTEFMRLFYSVVDAVQGEMNARFGERSSELIGALAALNPEAEDNFLDPSKLTPLLVLAGTDVVESEYTVAR; translated from the coding sequence ATGTCTGGCAGGCATGGTGGTGTGCAGAAATTGCTCCAAAACAAGCTGGATCGTAACATACCATATATTCACTGCTTTAATCACCAACTTCATCTGGTTGTGATTCATGCCATGTCCAGTGAAGCAGCTGTCGATGATTTTTTTGGAGTATGCAACATGCTGTACAACTTCATCAGGAAGCCAACCGTGGCTATTCTGTACAAAGGCGATACCCTGAAACGTCTCTTGAACCAGAGATGGACTGGCCACTTGGCAACGGTCAAAGTTGTGGTGAAGAGTTTTCACGACATATCCACATTACTGACCGAGGTGGAAAACACACGAGGCCTTGGAGCGGAGGTGCGCGTCGAGGCTACGGGGCTGCTTCGTGCCATTACGCAGCGCAGTTTCCTTTTCATTGCGCACCTTGTTATGAAACTGTTGTCACTTTTCGAGCCGCCTAACAGACTACTACAGGCCGAAGATATGGACTTGTTCACTGCGGTGACACTTGTGAACAGCGCTTCTGACTGCGTGAAGACAATGCGCGCAGAAAACGAGTTTTCTGCACTGTGGGATCTCTGCGCTCCTCCAGCATCGGCCACCGAGGCTGTGCCGGTGACCGACCCTGGTCCAAGCAAGAGAAGACGCACAATTAATGAGAACCTCCGCGGATTTGCAGTTGAAGAAACAGTTGGTCAGCCACAAAGTGACATAGATGAAAAGACTGAGTTCATGAGATTGTTTTACAGTGTTGTCGATGCTGTGCAAGGAGAGATGAATGCGCGTTTTGGAGAGCGCAGTAGCGAGCTCATTGGCGCACTGGCTGCTTTGAACCCAGAGGCCGAGGATAATTTCCTGGACCCATCAAAGTTAACCCCTCTCCTGGTATTAGCTGGAACTGATGTGGTTGAATCTGAATATACTGTGGCTCGTTAG